One Hevea brasiliensis isolate MT/VB/25A 57/8 chromosome 5, ASM3005281v1, whole genome shotgun sequence genomic region harbors:
- the LOC110644478 gene encoding uncharacterized protein LOC110644478, whose product MDHLVIRRSNSIVDLEIGGSSSEDNVVKGLGSSGEKAKRLDRLRSESPSTIGMTRGGDGSSSSEDTLSYIENLEMLVCEKGEMAKISAENGLVKEKRKKRSAKPPLPPKGPSLHGAADMKLLREMSELTRLKHARVKRMKALKKKRTEKGSCSSSNIFSIVVTIVFFYVIIFQGFLGSRA is encoded by the exons ATGGATCATTTGGTTATTAGGAGAAGTAATAGCATTGTTGATTTGGAAATTGGTGGGAGTTCCAGCGAAGATAATGTGGTTAAAGGGCTGGGTTCAAGTGGTGAAAAGGCCAAGAGGCTCGATAGACTAAGGAGTGAATCTCCTAGTACCATTGGAATGACTAGGGGTGGTGATGGGTCAAGTTCAAGTGAGGATACATTGAGTTATATTGAAAATTTGGAGATGCTTGTATGTGAGAAAGGGGAAATGGCGAAAATTAGTGCAGAGAATGGATTGGTGAAGGAGAAAAGGAAAAAGAGGAGTGCTAAACCACCCCTGCCCCCTAAGGGTCCATCATTGCATGGGGCAGCTGATATGAAGTTGCTTAGAGAAATGTCTGAGCTTACAAGGCTGAAGCATGCAAGAGTTAAACGAATGAAGGCACTGAAGAAGAAGAGGACAGAGAAGGGATCATGTTCAAGCAGTAACATTTTCTCGATCGTCGTTACCATTGTCTTCTTCTACGTGATAATTTTCCAAG GTTTCTTGGGTTCTCGTGCATGA
- the LOC110644483 gene encoding uncharacterized protein LOC110644483 — translation MAWRQIITNTRIVSLPQTNSTPGFSRFFSKSPAYIVKVGIPEFLNGIGKGVEAHTAKLESEIGDFQKLLVTRTLKLKKMGIPCQHRKLILNYAHKYRVGLWRPRDDLVKTK, via the exons ATGGCGTGGAGGCAAATAATCACTAACACAAGGATAGTTTCACTCCCACAAACAAATTCAACGCCTGGTTTCTCCAGATTCTTCTCCAAATCTCCAGCTTACATCG TGAAGGTTGGAATTCCCGAGTTTCTGAATGGAATAGGGAAAGGAGTTGAAGCTCATACAGCCAAGCTTGAATCTGAGATTGGTGACTTCCAGAAACTTCTTGTTACACGAACCTTGAAGCTCAAGAAGATGGGCATTCCTTGCCAACAT AGGAAGCTGATATTGAACTATGCCCACAAGTATAGGGTGGGTCTCTGGAGGCCTAGAGATGACCTTGTGAAAACAAAATAG